Within the Flavobacterium sp. 9R genome, the region AGAAGCATGTAAATTATTGATTTGGTTGTCTCCAGTTTGTGTTGTAATTTGGATAGCAAAAACATCCTCTGGTTGATCTACATCATGGTTATACGCTGCTGTTAAGCTTGAAGATAAACTGTAACCTCCATTTGTAATTACATTGTTTGCAGCTGCTAAAGCTTCAGTATACTTTTGTTGTTGTAAATATACTCTAGCCAATAATGCTTCGGCCATATATTTGTTTGCAAATTCACCGTTTGTAGATGGTAAATCAGTAATGGCACTTTTCAAGTTGTTTACTACAAGAGTATACACATCTTCTACTGAACTTCTTTCAGCAGAAAGATCTACACCTAAGTATTTGTAGATAGCTTTTGGACGAATTACAACTCCTAATTGTGAATTAGTTTTTCCGCTTTCGTATGGTAATGCAAAAAAGCGAACTAGGTCAAAATACACTAATGCTTGGATAAACTTTGATTCTGCTATGGCTACTTTTCTGTCACCAGCATCAGCAATTTTATCAGCATTCTCAATAACAATATTTGTTGCATTGATTACATCATAGCTTTCGCGATACAAGTCTTCTGCAAATATGTTGTCATTTACAATTGTTTTTGAGAAAATATCACCAAATCCTGCAAAAGTACCATACCATTCTACATGTGTAGTACTAGATCTGACTGTTGCTCCTAGTAAGTCACCCATTACTTGAGTTCTACCACCGTACAATGAACCATTTGCGAGGTTTGCATATGCTCCTACAAGAACTTGTTTAACTCCACTTTCTGTGTTTAATACAGAGCTGCTTTCTAAGCTTTGTTTTGGATTCAGTTCAAGCTCACTTTCACAACTAAATAGAGTTGCAGTAAGTAAAGCAGTAAGGTAT harbors:
- a CDS encoding RagB/SusD family nutrient uptake outer membrane protein, translated to MKNIKIYLTALLTATLFSCESELELNPKQSLESSSVLNTESGVKQVLVGAYANLANGSLYGGRTQVMGDLLGATVRSSTTHVEWYGTFAGFGDIFSKTIVNDNIFAEDLYRESYDVINATNIVIENADKIADAGDRKVAIAESKFIQALVYFDLVRFFALPYESGKTNSQLGVVIRPKAIYKYLGVDLSAERSSVEDVYTLVVNNLKSAITDLPSTNGEFANKYMAEALLARVYLQQQKYTEALAAANNVITNGGYSLSSSLTAAYNHDVDQPEDVFAIQITTQTGDNQINNLHASTQNGGRGGDIAMGNGYFNLFTDANDQRQDFYYENSFGDALTLKYTNQFANVHVIRLAELYLIRAEANIRLNSAVGDTPANDINRIRNRAKASSIAAPTLADVLTERKLELAFEGFWIHDIKRNKQTIVGQTATYQYNDPRLVFPIPLRELNTNKLITQNPGY